The following DNA comes from Mucilaginibacter jinjuensis.
TTAGAGGCATAAGCCAAACCCAATAGTCGTGGCATGTGCCCGCCTGTAGTCGAAATATCTGATGAACAATTCATCGTTTCGGCCTGGTTGGTATAGTTACCATCAGCATCCAGATAGCGGGTTGCGTAATGGCAATTCATCTGGCGGCCGCCCGATGCAGGATCTTTTTCTATATCAGGGTTAGCATATAATTGGGCAAAAAACTCTTTCATGTTGCTCATGCCTGTGGCAAACATAAAAGTTTGGTCGCGGTAGTAGCCTGCACGCCAATCGCCGGCTTTAAAAGCTTTGGCCATAGCCAGTTGCGCTACTTCCTTACCATCACCAAATATGCCGAACTTTGCCTTACCCGTAAGTACTTCGCGACGGCCGATCAAAGCGGCTTGTCGGCTCTCGAAGCCTATACGATAATCATTGATGACTATTTTTTTAAAGTCTTCAAAATTCAGTTCGGCAGAATCAAACCTGTTGGTAGTAAGTTGAGCGGTCTGAGGCATATTATATTTTGATTAGAAGTCAAAGTTATAAAATTGTATTTTGTTATTAACGGCTTTTGCAATTGTTTAAACCGTTTACTGTAAAATTTTGGTTTCCAATGAAACATTTTATATTTGTACAAAGTATACAAGGATATGAAAAAGTTAATGATATTATGCGCAGTAATCTTAGGTTTTGCCTTTACTGCTTCAGCACAGACTGATAACAAAGCCGAGTTTAAATTTAACGAAGAAAAGCATGATTTCGGTAAAATCCCTCAGGGTAAACCAGTTACTACCGAGTTCACTTTCGTTAACACCGGCGAAGAACCTTTAATTTTATCTGATGTAAAACCTACCTGTGGTTGCACCATTGCCGATTACACTAAAACACCTGTTAAAAAAGGTGACAAAGGTATTATCAAAATCACTTACAATGCTGCTGTAGTTGCTCCGTTCAACAAAACCATCATTGTTACATCAAACGCTAAAACCCCTCAGAAATACCTGAACATTGTGGGCGAAGTGGTAGCTGCACCAACATCGAGCAGTAAATAATTTGTTTTTAAACAATAACATTATAACGAAAGGCGCAAATTGCGCCTTTCTTCGTTTATAGGGCTTGCATCTTTTTGCTAACTTTGCCGCATGCCGCAAATTTCGCACAAGGGCGAGCAAATGCCCGCCTCTCCTATACGTAAACTAACTCCGTTTGCCGATGCTGCAAAGCAACAGGGCAAAAAGGTATTCCACTTAAATATTGGTCAACCCGATATCGAGACCCCACAGGGAATGCTGGATGCCATACATAACAGCACCTTTAAAGTATGGGCCTACACGCCATCAGAAGGTACATTAAGCTATCGCCAAAAACTTACGGAATACTATAATAAGCTGGGCTATAACATTACCCCGCAAAATATTATTGTAACCACCGGCGGTTCTGAAGCTATTACAATAGCCATGATGACTTGCTTAAATCCGGGCGACGAGGTAATTATTCCCGAACCGTTCTACGCCAACTATAATGGTTTTGCCTGCCAGAGCGATATTGTGGTGAAACCGATCCTCTCTTACATTAACAATGGTTTTGCATTGCCCGAGATCAGCGAGTTTGAGAAGGTGATTACCGATAAAACCAAGGCGATTATTATCTGCAACCCTAACAACCCGACAGGTTACCTCTACTCGAAAGAGGAAATGGAAGAGTTAAAGACACTGTGTCTGAAACACGACCTGTATTTATTCTCTGACGAAGCTTACCGTGAGTTTTGCTATGATGGCCGCGAGTTTATTTCGCCCATGCATTTAGATGGTTTAGACGAAAATGTTTTGGTGATGGATACTGTAAGCAAGCGCTACAGTGCATGTGGTGCCCGTTTGGGTTGCCTGATTACCAAAAACGAAGCCGTAATTAAAACAGGATTAAAGTTTGCCCAGGCCCGCCTAAGCGCAGGTATGCTAGAACAAATTGCCGGCGAAGCCGCCGTTGATACACCAGACAGTTATTTTGAAGGTGTAAATAAAGAATATACCCATCGCCGTGATGTTTTAGTGAAAGCCTTAAACAACATGGAAGGCGTTTTCTGTCCTAATCCGGGTGGAGCATTCTACGTGGTAGCCAAACTCCCGATTGACAATGCCGACAAGTTTTGCCAATGGATGCTGGAAGAGTTTGAATACAACAACCAAACCGTAATGATGGCCCCTGCTACAGGTTTCTACAGCACCCCTGGTGCCGGAACCAACGAAGTAAGAATGGCTTATGTTTTAAACAGTGATGACCTGCAAGCCGCAATGACTTGCCTGCAGGAAGCGTTGAAGGTTTACCCGGGAAGAAAATAGTAGCAGTGGTTAGTGGCAGTAGCAGTCACCTTTATAATTATAATGCCAGGACTGCCACTGCTACTAAAAAACTGCAACTAATATTTAGTATATTTGTAACCCTTAACTGCTACTGCAAAAAAAGGACTACCACTACAACCAATGGGGTCGACCGGAATTGACAGGATGGAGATAAGTAAGTAAGCACGCAGCGCGTTGGGTGAATTAGCGCTAAAATCTGAACGCTCAAACTTTCAAATGGCGAAAATACTTACGCCTTAGCTGCTTAATTTAGAATTAACTAGCTTTTGTCCCACCGGTTTTCCGTTTCATCGGATCGGTATATGGGGCATCGAAAGATGAAACTGGCCTGCTTAAAGGTGTGCATAGCAGGTAAGATAAAGCACCTAAGGTAGACGGTATAGGTGAGTAACTGACCTTCCCCTGCCCTACAACCAAACAGTACTAAGCATGTAGAAAGCTTACCTTATACCATGTTTGGACGAGGGTTCGAATCCCTCCGGCTCCACGAAAACGGTATCAAACACCACTAAACCCCTCAAACGCTACGTTTGAGGGGTTTTTTGTTGCATTTTGGTGTCATTTGCTCATCTTTGAACGGCCATTTTGGTGAGCATTCTGGTGAGCACCTGATTTCAAAACAAGTGCTCACCAGAGCTCTTGTAACTAATTGATAAACAAGGTGTTCAGAGAATGAACATCTTGTGAGAATTATGCTGTAAAGGTAAATTTGTTTAACTTTTTAACAGCTTTTTATGATCAAAAATGTGGCTGTTCTCTTTTATCTGAAAAAGAGGACGAATTCAAAAGAAGAAAAAGTTCCGGTTTATGTACGGATCACCTGCGATGGACAGCGTGCCGAATTGGCAACCGGTCAAAAAATTCAGGCAAAGCTCTGGAATCCCAGTGAAGAAAGAGCCAAAGGCAAAACAGAGGCGGTGTATAAATTGAACTCGGCCCTTAATGATTTCGAACTAAAGATTAACGATACGATCCGTTACTTAAAAGATTGTGGTGAAGAGCTCACAGCGGAAAAAATCAAAAACAGGTTCCTGGGCAAAACTGAAAAGCCCGTTATGCTGGTTGACGTATTCAAGGAACATAACCGTAAAGTAGCAGCCTTGGTGAATGAGGAATTTGCACCCGCGACCGTTACCCGGTATGAAACAACGCTAAAGCATACGCAAGACTTTATGCAATGGAAATACAAGATCAATGATATCCGCGTCAAGCAAATTGATCACCGGTTTATCAGTGAATTTGAGTTCTACCTCCGTTCGGTTCGTAAATGCAATAACAATTCAGCTTTAAAGTATATCAAGAACTTTGGTAAAATTGTTCGCATCTGTTTGGCGAGTGGCTGGATTACTGTCAATCCCTTTCTTAATTACAAAATCAAAATTAAAAAAGTTGATCGGCCATTTCTGTCGAAAGAAGAGTTGGAGATCATGGCTTCGAAAACTTTCGTTAGCGCTCGTCTTGAGCAGGTCAGGGATATCTTTTTATTCAGTTGTTATACAGGATTGGCTTACATCGATGTGCAAAAACTTAGGCGCTCTGAAATTGTCAAGGGTCACGACGGTGAGCAATGGATTTTTACAAGTCGCCAAAAAACCGATACACCCTCCCGTATTCCACTTATGCCTTATGCATTGAGTGTAATTGAAAAATATCGCGATCATCCACAATGTGAGATTGAGGATAAGCTCCTACCCATATTAAGCAACCAAAAAACGAATGCTTACTTAAAGGAGATTGCAGATTTGTGCGGTATAAATAAAGATCTAACTTTTCATATTGCCAGGCATACTTTCGCAACCACCGTCACCTTATTGAATGGTGTACCAATAGAGAGCGTGTCCAAAATGCTTGGCCATACCAATATTAAAACCACGCAGCATTACGCGAGGATCTTGGATTTAAAGGTTGGCGAAGATATGGGAGCTTTGAGAAAGAAGCTGCAAACTTCCTGACATTGATTGGAGGAACATTAATCGTTCCGTTCAGCATAATTGATGCGCGTTAATACAACAGAATATCCGAGGTCGCAAATTGCGACCTCAAAAGTAGAAATTAAACGATGAAAGAGCTAAACACAAACGACCAACAAATAGTTGAAAAGATATATCTGATAAGGGAAATAAAAGTTATGCTGGACAAAGATCTTGCGGAAATGTATGGAACAATTCCTAAGCGTTTACGGCAACAGGTCAAACGTAACATGGAGCGTTTTCCCGAACATTTTATGTTTCAACTTTCCGATAAAGAAGTAGATTCATTGGTATCACAAAATGCGATACCATCGAGACAGTCGTTAGGCGGTACTTTGCCTTATGCATTTAGTGAACATGGGATATTAATGCTTGCGAACGTAATCAAAAGCCAGCAGGCTATTACCATGAGCATTAGAATTATCGAGGTATTTGTCAAATTTAGAGAAATGTTAATCTCTCAAAAAGATCTATTACTTAAATTCGAACAGCTTGAAAAGCTAATCGTTCAGCATGATGATGACATCAATACCATTTTTGCAGCATTGAAACAATTAATACATCAAAAGAATGAACCTCGGGAACCGATTGGTTTTAAACTGAAAGGTTGAGAGAAGAATTTCATTAACTAACCTTCAAGGGGTCACATTTTGTGACCCCTTGAACATAGAGTAGAATAAGCCAATTAATGGAGACGATATGATAAACCTACCTATAAAGCCGTCGTTAAATTCATGATATAATTTATGTTAAAGTCAATTAAAGAAGAAAAACAATACAATGATGCTTTGGCTCGCGTGTATGAGCTGATGCAAACTGATATAAATGAAGGCTCTGTGGCATCAGATGAGTTGGAGGTTCTTAGTATTCTTATTAAGGAATATGAGTTGGTATACCATCTTTTGCCTTCTCCTAGCCCACTGGAAGCAATTAAATTCAGACTTGATCAAATGGAAATGTCTGAAAAAGAACTGGGCGATATTTTAGGTTACCGGTCTCGTAAATCGGAAATCCTTTCTGGAAAAAGAAAATTGAGTTTAGCTATGATTAGAAAATTGAACGAAATCCTGCATATACCTGCCGAAGTTTTAATTCAGGCTTATTAATTATAACGACATGTTATAGTAAGAGTAGAAGGCTTACAAGGTCGACGAAAAAACGCCCTTGTTTAGTTTGTTGAATAGTTATGTGTCTGAGACATTACTGGTAGATCGGACACAAATCTTGATCGTCGAAATTTTAATCGGCTCAAAAAAACGGCAATTCAAGAGCCGATTATTTCAATTAATCGGCTCATGAAAACTTTTTACTAATCTTCATAGAATAATTTCGAATAGGGTTACAGCTTATACCATCAATAGATCGACACAAAAAAGCCCAATCACACATAATAGGTTGAGGTCGCAAAATGCGACTTCAAAGCAAGGCGGGAAAATGATAATAAAGCCGTTGATTTTATTTCCATAAGAGCCCACATTTTCACCCCCGCGGGCTTTAAGTAACGACTTAATTGTTCGCTATCCGTTTCCACAACGGTCTTTGATTAAATATGCCTGCTTTATACTAACTTATCCCGGTCAGGAATTTCATATCCGGGAAACCTTTTGCTCTTTTGTTAAGCTGAATATTTAGAAACATGGTGTCTCTTGCTTGCCTATCAAAGGTAAGATAATGTAACAAATCATTGATTTGTTAGCCAAAGAACATCGGTTTTCAATACACCCATGATAAGATTTACAAACAATATTATATGACCCTTGACGAACTAATCACTAAAAAGGATCTTGAAAATTTTAAAGCCGAACTATTTGAACTTTTAAAACCAATAGTAGTAACGCAATCCTTTCAACGGCAAAAATGGTTAAGAAGCAAAGATGTCCGTACCATGCTAAAAATTTCTCCAGGAACTTTATCGAACCTTCAAAAAGATGGCACGCTCACCCCCCGGAAAATTGGCAAGATCTTGTTTTACAAAGCGGAGGAGATCGAGAAGTTGCTGAACGCCCCTGAAAAAAAAAGCCCGAAAAAGCTGATTTAATTCGGGCTGAGGCACAATCTTTTAAAGTGCTATTCTTCTTAAAAAAGACAAAAAGTCTAAGTAGGCCTTGCTATTACATTTACATCCGGATCAGTGTTAACGGCCAAAGAGAAGAATGGTCTACGCAATCTCAATGTCAACGTGAGGATTGGGATGGACAAAAAAGCAGGTTAAAAGGAAACACTCCGGATGCCCGTAACATCAATTCCTGGCTTGACACACTTTACGGACGGGCACTTCTAAGTAGACAGGAACTATACTCCTCAGGAAAATCTTTTACCCCACAACACATCCGCAAAGTTATGCAGGGTGAAGAATTGGATACCCCTAAAACGCTTTCCGATATCTGGACTTATCACACCACGCATATTGCGGGTCTCATTGGTAAGCAATACACGCCGGGTACGCTGCAAAAATACAAGTCAGTTTTCCGAGTATTAAAACGTTTTATGTTATTGAATAGTCAGACGGACGATATACGCCTGGATAAGATCGATTACCGGTTTGTCAGAGCTTTTGATTATTACCTGAAAACGGATTATGGGGTTAAGATCAATACGGCAACGCAGATGTTGAAAAAACTGAGAACAATGATGAAAATTGCAATTGAGATTGGCTGGGCTAAACAAGACCCATTCATTGCATACCGCGCTCATAATGAAGAAGTTTTCCGGGAGTACCTGACCAGTGAAGAGCTACGCGAACTTGCGGAGAAAAATTTATCCAAGAAACGGCTACATGTTGCAAGGGATCTTTTTTTGTTTAGCTGTTATACTGGACTCTCTTACGCGGATACTGTAAAGTTAACTAAATCAGATATTGTAAAAGGGGAAGATGGCGGTACTTGGATACAAACACACCGGATGAAGAATAATAATCGGGTTCGGATTCCTCTCCTCGCTCCCGCATTAGAACTGATCAATCATTATAAGGATTATCCCCGACTAAAAGACGATGAAGCTATTCTGCCCAAACTAAGCAATCAAAAAGCAAATGCTTATCTAAAAGAAATAACAAAGGCGCTTGGATGGAATAAATACCTAACTTATCATTGTGCGCGACACACGTTTGCAACTACGGTAACTTTGACAAACGGCGTTCCAATTGAAACTGTTGGCCAAATGCTTGGACACAAAAGTATTCGCTCTACTCAAATTTACGCGAGAGTAACGGATACTAAGGTTAGTAAGGATATGCGGGTTTTAAAGAAAAAGTATGCTGGTCAAAAGCTGTTTTTAGCGGATATTTAAATATTTATTCAATTAAAATTTTTAACGAGATCGCGTATTTGTCAATAAGTTGCATTGCAATCAATTTACCTTCATTAGAATAAACGCTTTGCTATGACGTTCCAAATTTAGCTACCCTCCAGTATGGAAAGATCAGAATTAGTTGACTGGTTACTTGCCCATATAAACAACATTCACGAATTAGGCGGGCAATGTGCTTTTGAACTCGATAATCCTTTTTATGCCAAATATGAAGGCGATGGTGACTGCTATCTTAAAGAGAACTGCCTACAGGAGAACTATATCTGGTCAGCGTCAATTGCTATATTTAGTGTTGAATTTGGGATTTTACGTGATCGTATTGAAAAGGCTGAAGCATGCTGCCTTTATATTTACGGAATGAAATCTGATAGCACTCGGTAAGTTGCTGTAAAAATCCTTCGTGGAAGCTCTCGAAATCCTGTTTTAAAACAGTAAGCTTGTTATAGTCCTCGCTCAGCCAGTTTAATAGATATTCGTCCTGTAGATTGCCGACCAAGTGGAAATGAAAGTTTGTTGTTGTTATAGGTTCAATTACGAAAAGCGAGACTTTGTAACAGTCTTTACTGATATCTTTTCCATTTGTTTTTATAACCGGCTTGAGCTGATAATAGTCTCCCTGATCACTTAATATAAAGCTGATCTCCAAATCGTCCATAGTGACCCGGGTAGCTTTTGCATCTGCCTTTCTCGGGCGATCCCGGTAGCAGGAACTGCTATGAGAATAGATGCTTTTTAAATGCTGCTCAAACCGTAATTTGGGGATAGCCTTTCGCCAGAGGTCAAGCATCAAAGGTATGTACTCTTTGGTTTCTGCTGAGTATTCTCCCTTCACTTTATTATGTTCGACTGAGGTTGCAATTTCAAACATGGCTTTAGATATCTCATTCAGGATGATTTGGTCGTTAGACAGGTTTAAGCCATGGTTAAACTGTTTCTCCTTGACGAGATAATAATCGTAATAGCCAATATCATCTCCGCTTTTGGTGGTTGTTCCCACAAAAGGCAACAGAAAAGGAAGGTGATTTTTATAAAACGAATACCGGTTATATAGTAGCTGATAACCTAATGTTTGGTGAGCGCCTTCTTCTCTTTTTGCTGATTCAGGGAGTTTGTGGTCGAAGACAACAACACTTTGGTCTTTAAAGCCCATGCCACGTCTATAAAGGTTACCGAAATCAGTTCGGGGTGATATATAGGCCTCAAGCCTTGTGATGTCTATGTCCAAATACTTGCTCACCCCATTCGCGTCCGGTTCAAACCCCGGCCAGTAATAACCTTCAAGTTTGCGATTCTGTCCATAACTTATATTAATAAGTCCTTTATAAGCATGCTCGCATAAAACCGCTCCCGGCATACCGCAATCACAGGCTACATACAATGTTTTCTTTTCAATACCTAAGTAGATCTGCTCAAAACGGATATCGTTCTGCTGCATGACAAGCGTAAATATCCCGTCACGGTAATCGGTAAAGATGAAGTGCATTCCATTTTTTTCTTTTGGAAGCTTTTTATAGGCGGGATAATGTTTATTGAGGACGGCTTTATCCAGTAGCAGATCATTGTTTTCTAAGGGTATGGCATAAAAGAACAGATCATCGTATGCTACTCTTGCGTTGCTAACTGCTTTAATTGTCTTTTTCATCATGTTGTACGTTTGATAATGAAAGACAGCAAGCCGGGCGGCGTGAGAACCGAAGGGGCCGCCCGCTGCTGCCAAGGCGTCAGAACTAACTATTAACTATTTATCAACCTTATGAGTACAAATAACCGGAACGTGGAAATGCTAACCTATTCTGTAGGTTTCTAACGAAGTAAAACCAAAGGATAAATTATCCTTGCTTATTAAGCAAAAAAGGCCTTTATTCGTATTATAAGGAAATGATTACCTTTGCTTAAACCTACATTTGACCCATGAGCGCAGCTACTGAAACCTCAAAAAATATCCATCAAGGCCGTAATGTAAAACGTTTCCGCGAAATGCTGGGACTGAAGCAAGAAGCATTGGCTATTCGACTTGGTGAAGAGTGGAATCAAAAACGTGTATCGTTATTGGAAGCTAAGGAAACATTGGAAGCTGATATATTGCGCCAGGTAGCGCAAGCATTGAACGTGCCTGAAGAGGCGATAAAAAACCTTGATGAAGAAAAGGCGGTGAACATCATATCCAACACATTCAACGACACTTCGATGTTAAATGCAGTAAATTATAATCCCAACTTCAATCCAATTGATAAACTAATTCAAATTTACGAAGAAAATAAAAAGCTGTATGAGCAATTGTTAGCTAGCGAACGTGAAAAGATTGAACTGTTGAAAAATAAAAGTTAAAGGAAACTAATAATAGGGAATTAACATTTCTGGACAAATTGAGTCGTATGCTATTTTCATATACGACTCAATTTGTCCAGAAATGTAGTATTGATATAAAAGCTTATGTGATTCTTGCCGTTTAATGTATACTTAAACTTCTTACTTATAATAAATACCTAAGTTTACCAACCTATATGTCATTGCACTAACGCTAACATCAAATTTCTTGGCAAGCACTTTAATATTTTCCTCGTCGTCTTTATTGGGATTCAGCTTATTAACCTCACTAATAACTAACTCTTGAGGCATTAATAAATTTGCTGCAAAATAATTTGCCTCACGTTCAATCGCTTCTTCTTTAGTGCTGTATG
Coding sequences within:
- a CDS encoding DUF1573 domain-containing protein, which codes for MKKLMILCAVILGFAFTASAQTDNKAEFKFNEEKHDFGKIPQGKPVTTEFTFVNTGEEPLILSDVKPTCGCTIADYTKTPVKKGDKGIIKITYNAAVVAPFNKTIIVTSNAKTPQKYLNIVGEVVAAPTSSSK
- a CDS encoding site-specific integrase, with the protein product MIKNVAVLFYLKKRTNSKEEKVPVYVRITCDGQRAELATGQKIQAKLWNPSEERAKGKTEAVYKLNSALNDFELKINDTIRYLKDCGEELTAEKIKNRFLGKTEKPVMLVDVFKEHNRKVAALVNEEFAPATVTRYETTLKHTQDFMQWKYKINDIRVKQIDHRFISEFEFYLRSVRKCNNNSALKYIKNFGKIVRICLASGWITVNPFLNYKIKIKKVDRPFLSKEELEIMASKTFVSARLEQVRDIFLFSCYTGLAYIDVQKLRRSEIVKGHDGEQWIFTSRQKTDTPSRIPLMPYALSVIEKYRDHPQCEIEDKLLPILSNQKTNAYLKEIADLCGINKDLTFHIARHTFATTVTLLNGVPIESVSKMLGHTNIKTTQHYARILDLKVGEDMGALRKKLQTS
- a CDS encoding site-specific integrase — protein: MQGEELDTPKTLSDIWTYHTTHIAGLIGKQYTPGTLQKYKSVFRVLKRFMLLNSQTDDIRLDKIDYRFVRAFDYYLKTDYGVKINTATQMLKKLRTMMKIAIEIGWAKQDPFIAYRAHNEEVFREYLTSEELRELAEKNLSKKRLHVARDLFLFSCYTGLSYADTVKLTKSDIVKGEDGGTWIQTHRMKNNNRVRIPLLAPALELINHYKDYPRLKDDEAILPKLSNQKANAYLKEITKALGWNKYLTYHCARHTFATTVTLTNGVPIETVGQMLGHKSIRSTQIYARVTDTKVSKDMRVLKKKYAGQKLFLADI
- a CDS encoding helix-turn-helix transcriptional regulator, whose protein sequence is MSAATETSKNIHQGRNVKRFREMLGLKQEALAIRLGEEWNQKRVSLLEAKETLEADILRQVAQALNVPEEAIKNLDEEKAVNIISNTFNDTSMLNAVNYNPNFNPIDKLIQIYEENKKLYEQLLASEREKIELLKNKS
- a CDS encoding pyridoxal phosphate-dependent aminotransferase: MPQISHKGEQMPASPIRKLTPFADAAKQQGKKVFHLNIGQPDIETPQGMLDAIHNSTFKVWAYTPSEGTLSYRQKLTEYYNKLGYNITPQNIIVTTGGSEAITIAMMTCLNPGDEVIIPEPFYANYNGFACQSDIVVKPILSYINNGFALPEISEFEKVITDKTKAIIICNPNNPTGYLYSKEEMEELKTLCLKHDLYLFSDEAYREFCYDGREFISPMHLDGLDENVLVMDTVSKRYSACGARLGCLITKNEAVIKTGLKFAQARLSAGMLEQIAGEAAVDTPDSYFEGVNKEYTHRRDVLVKALNNMEGVFCPNPGGAFYVVAKLPIDNADKFCQWMLEEFEYNNQTVMMAPATGFYSTPGAGTNEVRMAYVLNSDDLQAAMTCLQEALKVYPGRK
- a CDS encoding ORF6N domain-containing protein, with protein sequence MKELNTNDQQIVEKIYLIREIKVMLDKDLAEMYGTIPKRLRQQVKRNMERFPEHFMFQLSDKEVDSLVSQNAIPSRQSLGGTLPYAFSEHGILMLANVIKSQQAITMSIRIIEVFVKFREMLISQKDLLLKFEQLEKLIVQHDDDINTIFAALKQLIHQKNEPREPIGFKLKG
- a CDS encoding helix-turn-helix transcriptional regulator, translated to MTLDELITKKDLENFKAELFELLKPIVVTQSFQRQKWLRSKDVRTMLKISPGTLSNLQKDGTLTPRKIGKILFYKAEEIEKLLNAPEKKSPKKLI
- a CDS encoding helix-turn-helix domain-containing protein, with product MLKSIKEEKQYNDALARVYELMQTDINEGSVASDELEVLSILIKEYELVYHLLPSPSPLEAIKFRLDQMEMSEKELGDILGYRSRKSEILSGKRKLSLAMIRKLNEILHIPAEVLIQAY